The following are from one region of the Sandaracinus amylolyticus genome:
- a CDS encoding gamma-butyrobetaine hydroxylase-like domain-containing protein — translation MSDEDVVPVEMRAPEGARVMEIDWSDGTTTRHPHVVLRGFCPCAHCQGHQGPIQWAGDFEGASLDITSLEEVGSYAVRIAWGDGHATGIYTWRHLRALGPLGEGSLDDARAARFGR, via the coding sequence ATGAGCGACGAAGACGTGGTGCCGGTCGAGATGCGCGCGCCCGAGGGCGCGCGGGTGATGGAGATCGACTGGTCGGACGGGACGACGACGCGCCATCCGCACGTCGTGTTGCGCGGCTTCTGCCCGTGCGCGCACTGCCAGGGGCACCAGGGACCGATCCAGTGGGCGGGCGACTTCGAGGGCGCGTCGCTCGACATCACGAGCCTCGAGGAGGTCGGCAGCTACGCGGTGCGCATCGCGTGGGGCGACGGTCACGCGACGGGCATCTACACGTGGCGTCACCTGCGCGCGCTCGGACCGCTCGGTGAGGGCTCGCTGGACGACGCCCGCGCGGCCCGTTTCGGGCGCTGA
- the recO gene encoding DNA repair protein RecO — MATQTEVTHAVVLRSVAYGEADRILTLLTEAHGKVSLMARNARASQRRFPGGALEPFGLIEIEMALGRGDVGRLASARLVRGFPRLLGSLECMREAGAGIELLRDVVPPREPDVRWLIEIERFFETLDARAPEPGPEVRLAFALRILALMGLAPRLDACGRCGLRAEERAALFDAGLGAIVCRACGGGPLHLAASTRARMIASQRDAWTDAVQGWDDRARNEAESAIDAFVRRHVGRTRSEG; from the coding sequence GCATCCTCACGCTGTTGACCGAGGCACACGGGAAGGTGTCGCTGATGGCGCGCAACGCGCGCGCGAGCCAGCGACGCTTCCCGGGGGGCGCCCTCGAGCCGTTCGGGTTGATCGAGATCGAGATGGCGCTGGGGCGCGGGGACGTGGGACGCCTCGCGAGCGCGCGCTTGGTGCGGGGGTTCCCTCGGCTGCTCGGGTCGCTCGAGTGCATGCGCGAGGCGGGTGCGGGCATCGAGCTTCTGCGCGACGTGGTGCCGCCCCGCGAGCCCGACGTGCGCTGGCTGATCGAGATCGAGCGCTTCTTCGAGACGCTCGACGCGCGCGCGCCGGAGCCCGGGCCCGAGGTGCGGCTCGCGTTCGCGCTGCGCATCCTCGCGCTCATGGGGCTCGCGCCTCGACTCGACGCGTGCGGCCGGTGCGGGCTGCGGGCCGAGGAGCGCGCGGCGCTGTTCGACGCGGGGCTCGGCGCGATCGTGTGTCGCGCGTGCGGAGGTGGTCCGCTGCACCTCGCGGCGAGCACGCGGGCGCGCATGATCGCGAGCCAACGCGATGCGTGGACCGACGCGGTGCAGGGCTGGGACGATCGCGCGCGGAACGAGGCGGAGAGCGCGATCGACGCGTTCGTGCGACGGCACGTGGGGCGGACGCGCAGTGAAGGGTGA